CGACCCGGCGCCGACCCCGTCTCCCACCGAGCCGTCGCCAGCGCCGTCGCCAGCGCCGTCGCCCACGGACGTCCCGACCCCCACGCAGGCGCCCGTCCGGGACCTCAGCTGGGAGACCGTGCCAGGGGTGGAGGCGTTCTTCCCCGAGTACGTCCTCGACGCCGGCCGCGTCCACAGCGAGCGGACCGAACTCGGCGACGCGAAGGGACTCTGCGACCCCGGCACCGTCGGCATCCCCGACGCGGTGCGGGTCCGGGCGATCGCGGGCGTCGACAACACCGAACCGTTCGGCTGGGCCACGGTCCTCCAGTACCGCACCGTCGCCGAGGCGACGGAGGCCTTCGGGACGATCCGCGACGCGGCGCTCGACTGCGGCGACCAGGCCAGGGCCCGCGGCCTGCTCGACCCCCGCTTCACCGACCAGAGCGCGGCGGTTCCGTTCGACGCGGCCGCCGTCGACGCCGACCCGGTGACGATCGCCTACCTGACCGGCATGGGGCTCCTGCCCGACTCGGAGGAGGGCATCTTCGCCTCGACGGTGCTCCTGCAGGCGGGCGACCGCGTGCTGTGGCTGGCCGAGGAGGTCCAGGGCATGGACTACAACTGTGGTCCGGCCCCGGACAACGAGGCGGGTCAGTGCCCGATGCCGGCGGTGCTGGAGCAGGCCGCGCAGGATCTGCTCAGGTGACGGTCGGACGCGGGTCGTCGCCCAGTCGGCGGACGGCCCGCGTCCCCTCCACGACCACCGCGGCCAGCAGGGCCAGGTAGAGCAGCACGATCGACACCATCAGGATCCCGGTCGCCACGTCGGCGCCGTCGGGCCCGAGCAGCCTCCCCAGGGGCGCGGGCACGGCGGCGCCCTGCGTGTGGTCGGGCATCACGAGCGCCAGCACCAGCCAGGCCGCGTAGTAGGCCGCCGAGAGCCAGGTGGCGACGGGGCCGAGGAAGTGGCGCCACTGGCGCTTGCGGTAGGTCCAGGCGACGAGCCCGGCGACCACCTGCAGCGCGATCGTGGCGGGGATCCCGACGACCGCGTAGAGGAAGAAGACGCCACCGATGTCGGTGAACAGCCGGAGCCCCACGAAGGCCGCCGGGAGGGCGACGATCGCCCACCACAAGGCCTGGTAGGCGACCTCACCCGCCGGGTAGCGGGTGAAGGGGACCGGGACTGACATGCGGCGAGCCTACCGAAGCCCCGGTCCCCTTGCCGTCAGCGAGTGAGGCGACGGTGCGCCGACGACTTCGGCCGCGAGGCCTCCGGGCCGAGGCGCGCGATCTTGTTCTCCTCGTAGTCCGCGAAGTTACCCTCGAACCAGTACCAGTTCGCCGGGTCCTCGTCGGTGCCCTCCCACGCGAGGATGTGGGTGGCGACGCGGTCCAGGAACCAGCGGTCGTGCGAGATCACGACGCCGCAGCCCGGGAAATCGAGCAGCGCGTCCTCCAGCGACTGGAGCGTCTCGACGTCCAGGTCGTTGGTGGGCTCGTCGAGGAGCAGCACGTTGCCGCCCTGCTTGAGCGTCAGCGCCAGGTTCAGGCGGTTGCGCTCACCACCGGACAGGACGCCGGCGAGCTTCTGCTGGTCCGGCCCCTTGAACCCGAACGACGCCACGTAGGCGCGCGACGGCATCTCGAAGTTCGCGACCTTGATGAAGTCGAGCCCGTCGGAGACGACCTCCCAGACGTTCTTCTTGGGGTCGATGCCGGAGCGGTTCTGGTCGACGTAGCTGAACGAGACGGTCTCGCCGACCTTCATCTCGCCAGCGTCGGGCTGCTCCAGGCCGGTGATCGTCTTGAAGAGCGTGGTCTTGCCGACGCCGTTGGGGCCGATGATGCCGACGATGCCGGCGCGGGCAGCGTGAACGACAGGTTGTCGATCAGGACCCGGTCGCCGAAGCCCTTCTTGAGGTTTTTCGCCTCGAGCACGACGGAGCCGAGCCGCGGGCCGGCCGGGATGTTGATCTCGGCGAGGTCGACGGTGCGGTTACGCTCCGCCTCCGCCGCCAGCTCCTCGTAGCGGGCGAGGCGGGACTTGCTCTTCGCTTGCCGGGCCTTGGGGTTCGAGCGGACCCACTCGAGTTCCTTCTCGAGGATCTTGGCGCGCTTGGCGTCCTTCTTGCCCTCGACCTGGAGCCGTGCCCGCTTGGTCTCCAGGTAGGTGGAGTAGTTGCCCTCGTAGGGGTGGAGGCGGCCGCGGTCGATCTCACAGATCCACTCCGCGACGTTGTCGAGGAAGTAGCGGTCGTGCGTGACGGCAAGGACGGCGCCCGGGTACGACTTGAGGTGCTTCTCGAGCCAGTCGACGGACTCAGCGTCGAGGTGGTTCGTGGGCTCGTCGAGGAGCAGCAGGTCGGGCGCCTCGAGCAGCAGCTTGCAGAGCGCGACGCGACGGCGTTCGCCGCCGGACAGCACGTCGACCGGCGAGTCGCCGGGCGGGCACTGCAGCGCGTCCATCGCCTGCTCCAGCATCGAGTCGATCTCCCACGCGTTGCGGTGCTCGAGCTCGGTCTGGAGGCGGCCCATCTCGTCCATGAGCGCGTCGAAGTCGGCGTCCGGCTCGGCCATGGCCATGCCGATCTCGTCGTAACGCTTCAGCATGCCCTTCGTCTCGGCGACGGCGAGCTCGACGTTCTCCATGACGGTCTTGGTCTCGTCGAGGGGCGGCTCCTGGAGCAGGATCCCGACGGTGGCGCCCTTCTGCAGGTTGGCCTCACCATTGTTGGCGGTGTCGAGACCGGCCATCAGCTTCAGCATGGTGGACTTACCGGCCCCGTTGGGGCCGACGACGCCGATCTTGGCGCCCGGGTAGAACGACATCGTCACGTTGTCGAGGATGACCTTCTCCCCAACCGCCTTGCGGACGTTGTACATGGTGTAGATGAACTCGGCCACTAGTACCTGCTTCCTGAACGGATTGACCGCAGGCCAGTATGCCAGGTACGGCCGGGTTGACCGTCTTCGTGCGGGACGGTCAGCGGGCCAGGCGGTCGAGCAGCTCGCGGGTGCGGGCGTGGCGGGCGCTCTCCGCCTGCGCGGGAGCCACCACCAACTCGTCGGCGACGGCGGCGACCGAGGCTGCCAGTGCGCGGGCGGCCCGCCGTCCGGCCCGGCGGGAGGCGACCCCCAGCGCGAGGCGGGACGCCCCCGAGGCCAGCAGCCCCGCGACGACACCGCCGAGCGCCAGCAGCGTCGGGAGCGGGATCCGCGGGCCGTCGGCGGGGCCCACCGGCACCGTCCCGAACGGCGGCAGCCCGAAGTACCCCAGCACCGCGTTGAGGGTCAGCCAGCCGATGCCGACCAGGACGGCCGCGATCAGCAGCCACTGCAGCACGCGCACGAGGCCCCACCAGAGGGGCGCCCGCGAGGCGCCGAGGTCGGTGGCGACAAGGGCAGAGTCGAGCGCGTCGGGCAGGACACTCCGACGGGACTGCACCGCCCCACGGACGGCGTCGCGCCACGGCTCCGGCAGCGGGTCGGCCAGCTCGCGCTCGACGTCGCGCAGCGCCGCCGTCACCCTGGCCTCCGACGTGGCCGCCCGGCGCGGGAGCGAGCTGCGCACCGTCGGGGCCTCCTCGATCGCCTCGGGCTCCCTCGGGCCGGCGTCGATCCGGAGCCGACGCAGCGGGTCGGGCTTCAGCCGGCGCAGCCAGGACACCAACGGCCAGCCGGTGGCGAGAGCCCCGCGGTGCAGCACGGATCGTTCGACGGCATTGACGACCAGCCCCGCGCCGGCCGCCTCGCTGAGCGCGGCCGACAGGCGGGCGCGGCTCCGCTGCGACAGTTCGGCGGGCACGGACGGCCCCACCTCGCCGTCGAGGGAGACGGTGACTCGCGCCAGGTCGGCGGCCAGCCGGGCCGTGGTCGCCTTCTTGCCCTTGGCGATCTTCCCCAGCCGACGGCGCAGCTCGTCGATCCCCTGGCCCGTGACGGCGCTGGTCGCCAGCAGCGGCACCCCGTCGAGGCCGTCGGCGGCCAGCAGCCGGCGGATGTGGTCGAGGCAGCGCTGCAGGTCGCGGGGGCTGAGCAGGTCGGCCTGGTTGAGGACCACCGTCATGACGTCGCGGTGCCCGGCGAGCGGCCGCAGGTAGCGCTGGTGGATGGCGGCGTCGGCGTACTTCTGCGGGTCGAGGACCCAGATGAACTGGTCGACGAGGTCCACCATCCGGTCGACCTCGACACGGTGCGCGGTGGCCGTGGAGTCGTGGTCGGGCAGGTCGAGCAGCACCAGCGACTCGAACTCGCGGATCGGCGGCTCCGCCTCGTGACGGCGGGTGACGCCGAGCAGGTCCAGCAGTTCGGGGTTGGTGGCGGAGAAGCTGACCGACAGCGTCGACGACGTGGTGGGGCGCCGCGGACCGTGCTCGGCGAGCCGGGTGCCGGACAGCGCGTTGAACAGGCTGGACTTGCCCGAGCCGGTGGCCCCCGCGAGCGCGGCGACGGTCTGCTCGCCGGCCGTCAGGCGTCGGGAGGCGTGTTCGGCGACGGCGCGGGCGTCGGCCTCCACCGTCGGGTCGAGGCGCCCGGCGGCCAGGTCGAGGGCGTCGTCGAGCAGGGTGAGCTTGGCGGCGAGGGACTTCACGGGGTGAGCTCCGGTGCGGTGAGATCGTCGAAGGCGGTGCGGGCGGCGGCGCGCAGCTGGGCCGCGGCGGCCTCGAGCCGGTCGACGGCACCCGGCTCGCCGGCGAAGGAGTCGAGCACCTGGACGTGACGAGCCAGGTCGACGGCGAGAGCCGCCTCGACCCGGTCCTGGAGGTCGCGGTGGGCCTGCTCGGCGAGCTTGCGCACCGCGCCCTCCCCGAAGACGGCCTCCAGCAGGCGCTGCGCGAGCAGCGAGGTGCCGCCGGCGATGCCGACCTCGGCGCCGGTGAGCCCGCCCGTGGAGGCGAACACGACGATGATGAGGGCCGCGCCGGCCAGGTTCGTGCCGATGGCGAGCAGGCGCGCCTTCAGGCGACGGCCGCGGCTCTGCTCGTCGACGAGGTTCAGGACATCGGTCTGCCAGGCCCGGATCGCGGCGGCCGCCGTCTCTCCGAAGCCCTCCCCGGCGCGGCCGAGGCTGGGTTCGGCTGCGAGCAGGTCACGGCCCCACCGGGTCTGCGCCCATGCCGCCGCCGTCGCCTCCGCGGCCCCCTCCCCCGCATCCTGCAGCACCGCCGCCAGGGAGTCGGAGACGGCCACCTCCATCGCCTCCAGCTTCGGCTCGCCGCGGAACCAGCCGACGAGGCGGTCCCGCAGAGCACCGATGCGCTCCTCGACGCCGCGCATGAAGTCGCCGGTGCCGACGATGTCCTGCCAGCGGCTCAGGATCTCGCCACGGAGCATGGAGCCGTCGCCGGTGGCCTGCGCCACCCGGGCCGCGGCATCGCGGTAGGAACGCTCCGCGTCTGCCCGCATGGCAGCCAGCGCGTCCTGCTGCCGCTCGACGCCGGCGCGCAGCTCGTTGACCTGCCCCTCGATGGAGCGGACCGAGCCGGCGAGAGTCTGCAGCGCCACCTGGGCGCGGGCGTCGGACTGGGAGGCGAGGCGCCCCAGCCACTGGCGGATGCTGGACACGTCGACCAGCGGGATCATCTGGTCGGGGCCGAGCGTCCGCTCGGGGACGGCGAACAGGTGGGCGGCGGCGAGGCCCCGGTCGGAGAGCATCTCCCCCAGGTGCCCGGCGACCTCGGCCATCGCGCCGATCGGGCAGCGGTTGAGGATGACGCTGACGACAGTGTTGCGCTCGGCCGCGGCCAGCAGGTGATCCCAGGGGACGGCGTCGGCGTAGCGGGCGGCCGACGTCACGAACAGCCACAGGTCGGCGGCCTTGAGGAGCTGGTCGGCGAGCGCACGGTTGGCGTGGTCGACCGAGTCGATGTCGGGCGCATCGACCAGCGCGAGCCCCGGCGGCAGGTCGGGGAACTCGACGATCTGCATGGCGCGGGAGTCGTGGAGTTGCGTGTCGCTGCGGATGAGGCCGGGTAGCACCTTGTCGGAGCGGAACCAGGCGACGTCGTCGGGGTGGCAGATGAGCACCGGGGATTTGGTGGTGGGGCGCAGCACGCCGGGCCGCGTCACCTCGGCCCGCAGCAGCGAGTTGACCAGCGTCGACTTGCCGGCGCCCGTGGAGCCGCCGACGACGGCCAGAAGCGGCGCGTCGATGGTGGTGGCGCGCGGCAGGAGGTAGTCACGCACCTGGTTGCTCAGCGAGGAGGCGAGGCTGCGCAGCGACTGGGCGTCCTCGAGTGGGAGCGGGAACTGCGCGTCGGGGAGGGCGTCGGCAAGCGTCGTGAACGCATCGACGAGCCGTTGCCTGCCGCTCATCGCGGCGGCGGCCAGTTGCCGCCGACGCCGGCCGGGCCGGGTGCGGTCGGCGGCGGGTAGGTCTGGGTGAGCGGGCCGGGGGCGGCGCCGTCAGGGGTGGCGGGGACGGCGCGGCGGCGACGGCGCGGTGGCAGCAGCCGCTCGCCGCGGTAGTCGGTCAGCGCCACCGCACGCAGCGACTCGATCTCGTGGATCAGGTCGAGGGCGCGGGCGTCGCCCCCTCGGCCACGACCCCGCGGACCATCTGGTTGCGGAGATAGGCCAGCTCGGTCGCGCGTCGGAGGAGGCGCGTGGTGCGCCACCACGTCTTCGGCCCGCGGAAGATCGCGAACCAGATCAGCTTCACGCGGCGCAGCGGGCCGCCGAACACCTCGACGTCACGGGCGGTGAGCCAGCCAGAACGCTGGTAGTCGGTGAGCCGGGCGCGGATCAGCTGCCCGTTGGCCACGACGCTGATGATGAGCGAGACGACGATGACGCCGACCAGCCCCAGGGCGAGGTACCAGGGAAGCATGAGGGCGGAGGTCGGACGCGTGGAGGCGAGGCCGTTGAACAGCATGTGCCCGGCGCACGCCAGCATGAACCCACCCAGCGGGGCCATGACGCGCACGATCTTGCTGCGGTGGCCCAGCCCGATCGCGAGGCCTGCGGCGGTCATGATCGTGAACAGCGGGTGCCCGAACGACGTGTAGACGCCGCGCAGCAGGACCAGCTCGATCATCGTGCCTTCAGGGTCGGCGATGGTGATGTCGTTGGTGGCCTGCATCCAGACGCGGGCGTAGTAGATGATGTTCTCGGTGAACGCGAAGCCGATCGCCGACAGGCCTGCGAGCGCGACGATGCTCAGCCGCGACACGATCTTGTTGCGCCACAGGACCACCAGCAGGATCAGGATGGTGGCCTTCGCGAACTCCTCCACGAACGGGGCGGAGAAGACGGCGGCGCGGCTGCCCGAGTCGGAGTTGGCCTGCGTGGTGGCCATCATCTGGCCGACCCAGGTGTTCGCATAGATCGAGAACCACGTCGAGGCAGCCGCGCCCCAGCCGAAGGTCAGCAGCCACACCAGCGGCTGGGATCCCCGGAAGCGGTCGAGCCAGATGAACAGCGCGCTGTAGGCGAGCGCCGTCCACATCGCGTAGAAGGCAGCCTTGCCGAACGCCTCGTTGCTGATGCCGAGCGTCTGGGATCCGTCCTCGAAGATCTCCGCCGGGTGCAGCAACCAGTACTGGTCGTGCAGCGCCAGCGCATAGGCGGGGAGCAGGATCAGCGCCAACCAGAACAGGGGGCTGCCGCGCAGCCGCCGTCCCCAGCCGGTGAAGTTCACGAGGAGGGACACTGCCAACGCGCCGCCGATCAGCAGCGCCCACACCCACCACAGGTGGCGGACCTGGGCCCCCCACGTGGTGAGCCCGAGGGCGCCTCCGACGAGGGCCTGCGGGATCACGAAGGCGAGCCAGAACGAGACGGTGGCATACCAGGGCGCGACGGCGCCGGGTTGCCCCTGGGCAGCCCATCCAGCCACCGCTGCCGGTCGGCGATCATCGCGTCACTCATGATGGCCACCAGAGTAGCGGGCCCCCGGTCGCCGGGCACGGGGCCCGGATACGCTGCGGACATGGACAGCTTCTTCGCGTCGATGACCCCCTGGCCCCGCAACGACGGCTCCCTGCACGTCTACGCCCTGCCGGACGAGGCTCTGCGCGACCGGCTCGAGACCGTCTCCGTCCTGCTCGACGACGTCGCGGGCCTACCGCGCATGCCGTTGTCGTGGCTGCACTTCACTGTCAGCAGGCTGGCCCAGTTCGACGACATCGGCCAGGCCGGGCTGACGGCGCTGTGCGATGCGCTGACCCGCGAGCTGGCCGGGCTCTCCCCCGTCGCCGTCGAGCTGGGAGCGCCTGCGCCCGGGCCGGTGGGCGTCACCGTCGAGGCACCAGCCTCTCCGGGGTGGGACGCACTGGTCGCCGCGGTCCGCCGGGCGGCAGCGGCGGTCTCCGACGATCCCCTGCCACCGGCCCCGCACGGCCCGCACGTGTCGCTCGCCTACGCGACGGCGCCGGTCGACGATGCGGTGGTCGTGGAGCGGCTGGCCGGCGCGACACCCGTCAGCGGGTTCACGATCACCGGGCTCCACCTCGTGTCCGTGACGGTGCGTCCGGAGCTGGGCACGTTCGACTGGACAGAGCTGGCCTCCTGGGACCTGCCCGTCGGCTGATACCAGGCCTACCCTCATCGGCTGCCAGGGCCGACTGCACCGCGGCTCACACCGTCGGCGAGAAACCCGCGCGGAAGACCTCGTAGTCGGCCTCCGCGCGGTCGGCGTAGCCGAGGCACCATTCGAGGAGGTGGCTCGTGATGCGCGGTCCTTTGCCCGCGTAGCCGGTGATCTCACGGCCCCGGCCGGACTGCGCGTGGGCCCTGGCGAGCACGATGGCGCAGGCCTCGGCGTAGCGGGCGAACGGCTTGTCGTCGAGGGTCTCCATGTCGATGGAACCCTTCATGTCGTGGAACTGGCGGACGTAGTAGCCGAACTGGCCCCCGGCGCCGACCAGGTGGCCGAGGAACGGGTCGGAGTAGGCCTGCAGGATGCGCTGGAGGCCGACGACCCGGGCTCCCTCGCCCGCGCCGTCGACGAGGTGACAGACCAGGTCGGGCTGCTCGATGCCGCCGTACTGTTCCAGCACGCTGCGGCCGGCCTCCTTGACCTGGAGGATCAGCGTGTTGCCGTCGGGGTCGCCGAGCAGTGCGATGTGGCAGCGGGTGCCGACACTGCCGACGCCGACCGCGCGCCGCGCGACGCCGAGCACGACGTGGTGGCGCAGCAGCATACGCACGTCGATGTTCGCCGAGGCCAGGTACCCCTCCAGTGCGCTGGCGATGACGGCTTCGACGTCCGCGTCGGCGCGCACCATGGCGGGCG
The DNA window shown above is from Tessaracoccus defluvii and carries:
- a CDS encoding 2'-5' RNA ligase family protein; the encoded protein is MDSFFASMTPWPRNDGSLHVYALPDEALRDRLETVSVLLDDVAGLPRMPLSWLHFTVSRLAQFDDIGQAGLTALCDALTRELAGLSPVAVELGAPAPGPVGVTVEAPASPGWDALVAAVRRAAAAVSDDPLPPAPHGPHVSLAYATAPVDDAVVVERLAGATPVSGFTITGLHLVSVTVRPELGTFDWTELASWDLPVG
- a CDS encoding PrsW family intramembrane metalloprotease; the protein is MAGWAAQGQPGAVAPWYATVSFWLAFVIPQALVGGALGLTTWGAQVRHLWWVWALLIGGALAVSLLVNFTGWGRRLRGSPLFWLALILLPAYALALHDQYWLLHPAEIFEDGSQTLGISNEAFGKAAFYAMWTALAYSALFIWLDRFRGSQPLVWLLTFGWGAAASTWFSIYANTWVGQMMATTQANSDSGSRAAVFSAPFVEEFAKATILILLVVLWRNKIVSRLSIVALAGLSAIGFAFTENIIYYARVWMQATNDITIADPEGTMIELVLLRGVYTSFGHPLFTIMTAAGLAIGLGHRSKIVRVMAPLGGFMLACAGHMLFNGLASTRPTSALMLPWYLALGLVGVIVVSLIISVVANGQLIRARLTDYQRSGWLTARDVEVFGGPLRRVKLIWFAIFRGPKTWWRTTRLLRRATELAYLRNQMVRGVVAEGATPAPST
- a CDS encoding P-loop NTPase family protein; translation: MSGRQRLVDAFTTLADALPDAQFPLPLEDAQSLRSLASSLSNQVRDYLLPRATTIDAPLLAVVGGSTGAGKSTLVNSLLRAEVTRPGVLRPTTKSPVLICHPDDVAWFRSDKVLPGLIRSDTQLHDSRAMQIVEFPDLPPGLALVDAPDIDSVDHANRALADQLLKAADLWLFVTSAARYADAVPWDHLLAAAERNTVVSVILNRCPIGAMAEVAGHLGEMLSDRGLAAAHLFAVPERTLGPDQMIPLVDVSSIRQWLGRLASQSDARAQVALQTLAGSVRSIEGQVNELRAGVERQQDALAAMRADAERSYRDAAARVAQATGDGSMLRGEILSRWQDIVGTGDFMRGVEERIGALRDRLVGWFRGEPKLEAMEVAVSDSLAAVLQDAGEGAAEATAAAWAQTRWGRDLLAAEPSLGRAGEGFGETAAAAIRAWQTDVLNLVDEQSRGRRLKARLLAIGTNLAGAALIIVVFASTGGLTGAEVGIAGGTSLLAQRLLEAVFGEGAVRKLAEQAHRDLQDRVEAALAVDLARHVQVLDSFAGEPGAVDRLEAAAAQLRAAARTAFDDLTAPELTP
- a CDS encoding GTPase, which gives rise to MKSLAAKLTLLDDALDLAAGRLDPTVEADARAVAEHASRRLTAGEQTVAALAGATGSGKSSLFNALSGTRLAEHGPRRPTTSSTLSVSFSATNPELLDLLGVTRRHEAEPPIREFESLVLLDLPDHDSTATAHRVEVDRMVDLVDQFIWVLDPQKYADAAIHQRYLRPLAGHRDVMTVVLNQADLLSPRDLQRCLDHIRRLLAADGLDGVPLLATSAVTGQGIDELRRRLGKIAKGKKATTARLAADLARVTVSLDGEVGPSVPAELSQRSRARLSAALSEAAGAGLVVNAVERSVLHRGALATGWPLVSWLRRLKPDPLRRLRIDAGPREPEAIEEAPTVRSSLPRRAATSEARVTAALRDVERELADPLPEPWRDAVRGAVQSRRSVLPDALDSALVATDLGASRAPLWWGLVRVLQWLLIAAVLVGIGWLTLNAVLGYFGLPPFGTVPVGPADGPRIPLPTLLALGGVVAGLLASGASRLALGVASRRAGRRAARALAASVAAVADELVVAPAQAESARHARTRELLDRLAR